The Coffea arabica cultivar ET-39 chromosome 4e, Coffea Arabica ET-39 HiFi, whole genome shotgun sequence genome includes a window with the following:
- the LOC113741995 gene encoding galactoside 2-alpha-L-fucosyltransferase-like, translating into MDCLEMTKLKSNFSNDDQIKPHEGPAKDTIFRSLEARCSENPIKVFGIFVGCFMGFFVMFSVLKNPSSSEARLLDSRPFGKGDAVVDIPKQNIVKRDNFPEPVEKPQDKLLGGLLPAGLDEKSCLSRYQSVLYRKQQSGRPSSHLISRLRGYEALHKRCGPFTDSYNRTLEYLKSSSHGEDTNSTGCKYIVWIHPIQGLGNRILSLASAFLYALLTDRVLLVDPGGYIPDLFCEPFPGVSWLLPSDFPIAEKFNSFDKKSPESYGNLLKTNVLHNSTLYSLPPFIYLHLLHDYDKGDMLFFCDQDQAILKEVPWMILKSNNYFIPSLFLIPSFEQELNDLFPEKGAVFHYLGQYLFHPTNSVWGLMTRYYNTYLAKADEKIGIQIRVLETETGPFKYVLDQVLACVMKENLLPQVNEKEDLMVPYGRPNKTRAVLMTSLNSGYFEAIRDMYWEHPTITGEVIEVYQPSNEEYQHTENQMHNMKTWAEIYLLSLTDKLVTSAWSTFGYVAQSLGGLKPWILYMPENRTTPDPPCQHALSMEPCFHAPPTYDCKEKGGIDTSKLSPHVQHCEDRSWGLKLVDGDNRL; encoded by the exons ATGGACTGTCTAGAGATGACAAAGTTGAAGAGCAACTTCAGTAATGATGACCAAATAAAGCCTCACGAGGGTCCTGCAAAAGACACCATTTTCAGGAGTCTAGAAGCAAGATGCTCTGAGAATCCAATCAAAGTATTTGGGATTTTCGTTGGTTGCTTCATGGGATTCTTTGTTATGTTCTCAGTATTGAAGAATCCTTCATCTTCTGAAGCCAGGCTTCTTGATTCCAGACCTTTTGGAAAAG GTGATGCTGTGGTTGATATTCCGAAACAGAATATAGTTAAAAGAGACAATTTTCCCGAGCCTGTTGAGAAACCACAGGATAAGCTTCTTGGTGGTCTTCTACCTGCAggattggatgaaaaatcatgtttaaGTAGGTATCAATCGGTCTTGTACCGCAAGCAACAAAGTGGCCGGCCATCTTCCCATCTTATCTCTAGATTACGCGGATATGAAGCCTTGCATAAACGATGTGGACCATTCACAGATTCCTACAACAGAACTTTGGAATATCTCAAGTCAAGCAGCCATGGTGAAGACACCAATTCCACAGGTTGCAAGTACATTGTCTGGATTCACCCAATCCAAGGTTTAGGAAACAGAATACTTAGTTTGGCATCTGCTTTTCTTTATGCTCTGCTAACAGATAGAGTCCTACTTGTTGATCCTGGTGGCTACATACCTGATCTTTTTTGTGAACCATTTCCTGGGGTTTCCTGGTTGCTTCCCTCTGATTTCCCAATTGCAGAAAAGTTCAATAGCTTTGACAAAAAATCTCCTGAAAGCTATGGTAATTTGCTGAAAACCAATGTTCTCCACAATTCAACTTTGTATTCACTGCCACCATTTATCTATCTCCATCTACTTCATGACTATGATAAAGGTGACATGCTTTTCTTCTGTGATCAAGATCAAGCTATTCTCAAAGAAGTACcttggatgattttgaagtCAAATAACTATTTTATCCCATCTCTCTTTTTGATCCCATCTTTTGAGCAAGAACTGAATGATCTCTTTCCTGAGAAAGGAGCTGTATTCCATTACTTAGGCCAGTATCTCTTTCATCCAACAAACTCTGTCTGGGGGCTAATGACCAGGTATTACAACACTTACTTAGCCAAAGCAGATGAAAAGATAGGCATCCAGATAAGAGTCCTTGAAACAGAAACTGGTCCTTTTAAGTATGTTTTGGATCAAGTTTTGGCTTGTGTAATGAAGGAGAATCTACTGCCACAAGTCAATGAGAAAGAAGATCTAATGGTTCCATATGGGAGACCTAATAAAACTAGAGCTGTCTTGATGACATCTTTAAACTCTGGATATTTTGAGGCAATAAGAGATATGTATTGGGAACATCCAACTATCACAGGAGAAGTGATTGAAGTATACCAGCCAAGCAATGAAGAGTACCAACATACTGAGAATCAGATGCACAACATGAAAACATGGGCTGAAATTTATCTTCTGAGCTTGACAGATAAGTTGGTCACAAGCGCATGGTCAACTTTTGGTTATGTTGCCCAAAGTCTTGGAGGTCTGAAGCCATGGATACTTTATATGCCTGAGAATCGTACTACACCAGATCCACCGTGTCAACATGCTTTGTCAATGGAACCATGTTTCCATGCCCCTCCAACTTATGACTGCAAAGAGAAGGGAGGCATTGACACTAGTAAACTTTCCCCTCATGTCCAACATTGTGAAGATAGGAGCTGGGGTCTTAAACTTGTTGATGGAGACAATCGTTTGTGA